TGTTGCACATAGAATACTGGAGTGGTAGAGTTATTTCAGTTGTTCCCTCTACTAAAGGGGTTTGAAGGACCCTGGCTAAATAATCATTATAAAAGATGAATAACTGTTTAAGTAAATATCTGgttatttgatttaaattcaAAGCTACAAGCCTGTGGTAAAAAAATGTAACGACAGAGGCCAACCTAGACTCCCAAAGGAGCATTTCAGAAAGCAATCACAAAGCTTAAAATGTTGTTGCATGGTCTACTTACAGTAACCAGAAGCtaaataatttgtttgtttaaaaagccTGATAAAGCATTCAGTAGATTCAGGatctgaacctgaacctgaacctgaacctgcggaatgtttacatgtttatttgtgcttGAACAACTGGTTATTTAATAAATTAGTCagtcaacaaaacacacaatattaacaacaataattttactaataaaataattgttagtcaTTTCTCAACTTCCAGTTTGTATAATATGATGAATTGCTGCTTTTGTTAAAtggaatatctttgggtttttcaCTCTTGGTcaaacacaagacatttgacatcttcaaatgtcttgtgttttcagacataataaaatatgtaataataacaaatgattaaaactaGAATgtcactcagtagagtgcatacctccgctaaggcccaacagtcccctttaattcagtcaagcctaatGTAATATAAAACTGGATAGACCTGTGTCACTCTAAATTATAAACCACCATTTAAACCCACCTAAGTAGGCtagattttttcatcaagatccatgtattataCCCTGAAAATGTCCATCTcccaatgttaaagaaagtaagaagaacatttctggatctgtctctttatcAGAATCCACACCAAAAATGAATTGGGCTCTTCTGGTTCGAAACCCATCCTCCAgccaaatttcatggaaataggttcagtagtttttgtgcaatcctgccaacaaaccaaaccaaacgacaaacaaatgaacatgGGTAAAAGATAATCTCCTGAGCAGAAGTAAAACTTGTAGTCGCAGGCTAAGTATTCTGCACAATCCACCAcaccaaaaatgtgaaataaataaatctgatgGATTGAATTGTTTCCTTATTTAGGTGActcttttgtttctattttaagGAACATTGAGGGATTATTACATGAATACTCTAAAATGGGAAATTATAATGAAGTGCATACTTTTTCAACCAGCAGCTTCTTCCCTGATTGGACCAAAAATGACTTGTGgttatgttgatgaaggttctcagtcatctaggtcatggtaattctaagtgctgtattgtaggcaactggacttgtttcagtttcttgaagatgtttcacctctcatccaagaggcttcttcacttctaactaactggaggagcagcagacttttatactctgtgtgggagtgtccttacagagtagTTAAGGAtacgtgtgagctctgagtttcagagtcgttagggccacttgtgggtcattgactcgaccagccttcatgtgggttgctagggctaggtgagcccaggtgtgaatggttgttaagctgtctggggaggaaactcagtacagcattgtaggtgggtgactTGTGGTTAGTTACGTCACTGTTCTCCCCCAGCAGCGGTCCTGGAGCACttatactgacacacacacccattgTATCTGAGCAGTACTTTCAGGAGAAAGAACCTCTGCAGTTGAAGTATAGTCTGTAAATGAAAAtacttctctcctctccacccaGCCACTGTTTGCATATGTGACCCAGGAGAAGTACGAGGAGAGCGGTTGGAGCGTCTACAAACCCATTGAGGAGTTCAGACGGCAGGTAAGGATGAATAGTAGAGTGCAGCATTAGGACTTTACCATGACATTGCTGCTATTTCTTTTTGATACCAATACAGTATGAATCAATATTCTCACTGCTACTACTGTAAATAATTTCAGAGGTAAATAATCTCTCTCTTATATTTCCAGACTAAGATTTCAGATGCATGTTAAGCAATATAAAAGCAACTTAACATTTCTtaaaactagggctgcaacgGTTCACAGAAGTCATGGTACGTACCTTGGTACTGGGGTCACTGTTCAGTATGAGTTTGGTACAACGGGAacaaagtaacaaaaaaatccGAATTGCATAAGGCTAGGTTTCTTTCAAGTTACAGCAGTGCACTTGCAGTTGTTCCCACATAGTTCCATCTGAGAAAGTTTTGATACATTAAAACTAAGacagaactttttttaaaattgcatttaaaagacagtTAAACAAAGCAACAGTAAGCAACTACATACTTTGATATCAATTAAATTACCCTTTAAAGAAGCAAAAGCAAGCAAATCAATAATTACAGATTATAAAGAGGCTGTGTGTCTCATTTATTGGAtgccacagtaaacagtaatgttttaaGCCCTGATTTAAATGTGCTGACAGTTTTAGCAGACCCCAGGTCTTCAGGAAGCTTGTTCCACAGGTGGAGAGAATAGAAACTAAAAGCTGCTCCACCTTGCATAGTTGTGCATTAAGCAGTTAACAGTATAAACTTTCACATAGGTCATATTTTAATGCAgggctgatttaaaaaaacaaaaaacaaatgcttgCAAAATGCCTTAGAAATATCTTTGCTCCTGTCTGCTTTCATATCTAGAGGCTGCTTAAAGGGGGACAATTAGTTGCACtcctgttgtattttgtttgcagtgagGATCAGAAGGGTTATACCCGCGCCCACTGATAAATGGTCTCAGATGTATTTGGCCTATGACTGCATGAACCGGACCAAGACAGTTCTGGACAAATACATGTATTGCTGCATCCTTACTTGAAACGTATTTTTTTCTATCCATTTTGGTCTTTTGTACACACGTAAACAGTGTTTTTAGGTTGCTGAGAAAGGACCttccagggtgaagatattcagaaactcagaaacagacatttttgaaaatgagaaaacagacacactcatctatcagtgtttgtagcatcatTGGCAGTAATGAACTCAGAGTATGTGTTATGATATTAGAATATTTGAGTTTATACAGTGATGGAATGGATGCTAGCCTAGCATTGCTAGGCTATTTTCTGTAACCTTTTATTTAGAAGCAGACATTGATAatacaatgatggaaaagagacaaaaatgtctgcttacaatgttttgctgacaaGTTATCCAAGAAAACTCTGTGAAGAGCAGTCATGTTTCTCTGCCTCATTCCTTATGTGGAATTCGTTACCTGCTGAACTCAAACTGGATCCTGACCGGGAACATTTTCTATTCAAACTGAAACAGTTTTTGAAGAGGGATCAGTCATGTAGTCATGAATGATCTGATGCTTCTTGTTTAACCGTGTTTAATTGTATAGTATCACAGTTTGTGTCtgatatttttctgtctgtagtTTCTTGTGCATATTTTTTGCTGAGTTCCTGTTTGTActattttttatgtattgttGAGTTATATGTACATTATTTTAAATACCTATCCTGGGAGGGGCATAGCAAATGAAGATAATTTTGTAGTGTAGACATGTTGAATAGAACTAAAGAATAAAGTAGGTGGGAGATGGTGTGAACCTTCCCAGTGAAGTGTAAACAGGTGAGAAATGTACGGAGGAGTCAAAGCATTCAGTGTTTGAAATTATTTAGTAAAACTGAATATGAGTTCAAAGTATAatttgaaaaatgcaaaaaagagCATTCCCATGTCTCTGTAAGTAACTGATGATGATCATTGTCTTTTGTAGGGCCTACCTAATAACAAGTGGCGTATTACATTCATCAATAAGAACTATGAGCTGTGTGACACCTACCCCACTGTGCTGGCTGTACCCTTTAAAAGTAAAGAGGAGGACCTCAGAAGAGTGTCTGCTTTCAGGTCCAGAGGACGCATACCGGTATGTGCCAAACTGATCTGTACAAAACTGAACCGTATTATTCTCGAGTAAAGTATTTTTGagtctgacaaaaaaaaagactcaatgTCAACTTGTTAGTAGGATCAATTCAAAATATAGTTTTATGCATAGGCCTTCTTTCTCCTTTCTTGTGAATTATATTAGATTATATTGCATAACTTATATTTATGtttcatatatattttataatgtatttgatatttttgatattattttttactattttatactaataattattaatcaaaaacataaattaacacCAGAATTATTCTTCAAGTTGGATGTATTCAATGGCAGACATCACAGAagtaataaaatattaaaattaatgtaTATGAAAATAGCCAGTGCAGAGGAGTAAAGTAAAACTGAGAAAGAATATGTTTGATGCAGTTTGGTTTGCCTGCCTTGGAAACAGTTGTTGTAATTGTACAGTGTTTGAAATCAAGTTGTGTGACATTCCCTAATTTTTTGGCATTACTGGACCATCGTAGAACTGTAGTTACTATCTTTATGTAATCattacatatgtgtgtgttaggtgAGTTAGACCGGTAAGCTGCCTTcctttagttttgtgtttttgttcaactTTCTATGACTGTCAACCAAGTTTTTGTTGCAATTACAAGCTACCTGACAGCGATTCCATTTTCTACAGTACAGACTGTATCTGTACTGTATCTGTAAAGGTTTTAACTCTCTTTGTGTCTTAGGTTCTATCATGGATCCACAGGGAGAACCAGGCAGTGATTGTCCGCTGCAGTCAGCCTCTGGTTGGTATGTCTGGTAAGAGAAACAAGGACGATGAGCGATACCTGGACCTGATCAGGGAGGCAAATGACACCATCAAGCTCACCATCTATGATGCTCGGCCCAGCGTCAATGCTGTGGCCAACAAGGTCAGAAGGGGAAGGAAGTACTCTCAGGGGTTAAAGGGTTGGTGCATACATCAGGTTACTATCTCATCTGCAACACTTTTCATTCATCAGCTTTCTGAAATAGGAATCAACAGTAATGAgaggaaaatggaaaagtaAGTGATGGAGAAAGTGATCCGAATGTTGAATGTTAACTTCTGAGAAAGCTTTCAGTCACTTGAAGTGCAGAAGACATTGTGATTAGTAGTTCTGATATGTTATAGACGTGGCATGATGGCTTCTCTTTTAAAAGTTTGAGAGTTTGTGCtacaaataattataattttcattgtttaatTTATCTGTCCATTGTATTTAtagttaatcagttaatcatttagtgttgaaaaaaatgaaatgcatgttccaataataaagacaaaaagtaGCATTAAAAGAAGAAGCTAAATTTGGGGGGGCTATGTGCTACTACATCTGCATGCACTGCTTTTACCAACTGAAGTTAGCTGGCGGTCTTATGTGAAGAAGATCAGACAAGAGACCGTTACTTTAGTCCACCCTGCTGGAAATATAGGCATGATTGACTTTCTCTAAATCCTGTCTGGACATAAGACTTCTTATTTTTGCCATACATTTCTGATTTAGTTACTGCcttaatgtggctgctgatgCTGAGAACCCAGTCTATTAAATACCAAGATTCTAACTAAGCTCAGGAATCAAGCTGAGCATAGACTTTCATAATTTCCTCCTTGCTGCCAAATATAATGATTTctgtcatacatttttttaattacaggAAGTTTAATTGTATTCAGTCCGTACCTGCCAGAAGCATTGATAGTTGAAGGGACCATCGTCACTCAGTGAAAGAGCTAATTAAATCTGAGTGTCATCTGCATAGCTATGATTAGCATCGTTATTCTCCTGTATGATTTGACCTAGAGGGAGCATGTACCGGTGAAATATTAGCGGCCCAAGAATCGAACCCTGGGGGACTTCACATGTCATGGTGATCCACTCAGATTTATGACCATCGTTGGCAGCAACATAGCCTCTTTTGAGATATGATCTGAACCAACTGAGGACTCGATAATTCCATCCACTTTTTTAGTCACTGGAGAAGTATTATATGGTCCACAGTATCAAACACTGCACTTGGATCAAGCAGCACCAAAACTGATGTTTTACCACTCAGATGAATATCATTATCAGAGATGGGTCTGTAATTGTTGAATACTGAAGGATCCAGGGTGTCTTTCTTGAGAAGGGTTTAACAACTGCAGTTTTcagtgattttggaaaaatgcCTGGTACAAGTGAGTCATTGACAGTTTTCAGCACATCCATTTCCAAGcaactaaaaacatttttaaaaagctggtTGGCAGGGGAACAAAACAGCAGGTGGATGAATTAAGATGCTTCACTACATCCTACAGAGGTTTAGTattcagtcaatcaatcaatcaatcttcaattaatctttatttgtatagcaccaattcacaacaaaagttatctcatgacactttctaattggagcaggtctagaccatattctataattagtttattttcagagacccaacatttcccccatgatCATGAGTATTGATACCATTCAATGTTGACAGTCTAGCCAAATTGTTTCTGTGCAGGTTGTAGCAGTGTTCTTATTCCATTGTTTGACATGGAGGAATTTATGGCCACTCTAAAGACAAGGAGAAACTTGACTACAAACACATTACGCTTAAATCTCGTCAGTCTCGCCTTGTTTATTTTGGACATTGTAAATAGGAAGTCTCTCTTTAAAGATGTTGTAGTGAATTTATTAGTTTGCGCTGACAGAAACTGATCTGGTTTGGTATTGGAGCAACCGAcataacaaagaaaacatggagATGAATACTATTAGTCTTAATTCCACTTACTCTAAAAACATGTCTGCTGTCCATACAGCTCAAACAGTCACATtcctttactgtacattagccatcAGCTAATGTTAGTGAGCAACAGCACACACCaagggtttgtgtgtctgtgtctgaatTCTTGCCTAATCCTTAGTGAATTCAGCAGAACTCACTGGAGACTCCTGTTCTCCCACtacttttcccctctcctctctgtaatgtcttCACtacatgaactgggaaaagtaCTGAATTCTGGGTTCATTGACATGGAATGAGCTTTGCCTCATTTTTTATCTTAATGTCTTTGCTATCCCAAGGCCACAGGAGGAGGCTATGAGGGTGATGAGTACCAGAACGCAGAGCTCATCTTCCTGGACATTCAGAATATCCATGTCATGAGGGAATCACTGAAGAAACTCAAAGATATCGTCTACCCTAATGTGGAGGAATCGCATTGGCTGTCCAGCCTAGAGTCTACACACTGGCTCGAACATGTTAAGGTGAGAAAAAGAATTTCAGTGTCTATGCAGACATGAATATCATTATTGCATCTGGGCAGAggctttcatttttatttggatgTATTGAGCCTTTTAAGGGTTGTCAGTCATTTTCTAAGTCCAAAACCTAGTCTAAATTGTGTCCTTTTGTGTGTAGCTGGTGTTATCCGGAGCCATCCAAGTGGCAGACAAGGTGTCCAGTGGGAATTCAGTGTTGGTTCACTGTAGTGACGGCTGGGACAGAACTGCTCAGCTCACCTCTCTGGCTATGCTGATGCTGGACAGTCACTACCGCACTCTCAGAGGGTTCCAGGTCAGTAAATGCTGTAATGAGATTATAACGGGAAGCTGCTCATATATACCAAAGAAAACGATTAGGAGTACTATGAAAAGCTTTCATTTcactcatgcagtgtttttacTGTACTCCTAAAGCAATAgaatgtcacttttttaaacaattttttaGAAAAAGCTTCTTCTTGCAATGAGTGGACAAAAAGTAAaacttaaagtatctgatattaaatgtacttaagtatcaaaagtacaagcaAAAGAAAACTTTATAAGTATGCcactttggctttgatgcagTATGCAGTTATTCTGATTGATTGtggattaataataaaaaataaaaattcaggtcaaaaattattgttttgtttctgtctatgtaagaattctgatgGTTGGTTCCAGTATCTAATAGTATAACACTGTTGGCATCACATGGTAGCTGTGTTCATCAGTGATCAAGAGACTTGGTAACTGCcagtttgtgaaaaaatatgtaaaaatgggTGAGTGTACGGTAAGCGCCCAGCTTCTCTCCGTTACGGATCCCAAGTGCTCTGCAACAAAAGGAGGAGCACATTGGTTCAGCTAATTCTCTTTGGAGTCAGCTGAAAGAGTTTTAAGGGCTGAAACATCATGGCGAGGTAGCCACTTTCATGCTGCAGAATATGGGAATTGTGTGACGTGAAGAAAAGTAACATAAAGATAAAGCTAATGTATAGTTATGAAATGAATTATTCTACCACTAGAGGTTCATCCCTTAACATGACTCAGTTTGAGTCTAACTCCACTCAACAATGAAATATGCAGTAGTGCAACAAACTTGAGGGGGAAGATGATTCAAACAACTGTTGAGACGTGAATGTAATGGAAGGGGGAGATGGGATGCCACATTTAGTAGCTGAATGTTATCAGTAACACCTTTTAAGGACggaacttgagtaaatgtacttacattccatcactgccatTATCCTGATGTAATGAATCCTTTTTGTGTTCTTTTAGGTGCTAATTGAGAAGGAATGGATCAGCTTTGGCCACAAGTTTGCCTCAGTAAGTAACATTTTTAGAACTCCTTACATTAGTTGTGTGTTTTGATATGAATTCATATTTAATGCTGTCAGATATTTTTACAGAAACAGATGTTTATACAAGAAATTGCTCAAGTGACTAATAAAAATAGTTTGCCTTCctgataataatttaatttgtgtttgtgtgtgtagaggaTAGGTCAGGGTGACAAGAACCATGCAGACCAGGACAGATCACCAATCTTTGTTCAGTTCATCGACTGTGTATGGCAGATGACTAAACAGGTAAGTGTAACACATCTGAATCATCAAGCTCAATCATACAGGAAGGTAACCTCAAAGGCATTTACATCATTTGTCAGCTTTAAGAACTGTAGGCCAAGGTTAGGCCGGGATTTTTTTCCTAATGTATTGTTGGACCTAGCTAGCAGTTTGGGTTTAATATATTCAAAAACTGTCACAAATAAGCACTCTGAAAAGACTCTGTGGCCCTATTTTAATTGTGTAAGCATTAAAATGATACGAAGCAGTAGGTCTCAGGTGCACGGACTGTGCAGGCATCTTCAGCTGCTATTTTGGTTTATGTCTGTGTAGCAGCTTGAAGTGCAAAAGGGCTGGGTGAAGGAGATATACTGTAGATGAGATGGAATTGTATGCTTCAGCTTTAGACATGATTTTTCTGATATGCTCACTGAAGTTGTCACTGAACTGTAATTGTggttttctcctctcctctcctctcctctcctctcctctcctctcctctcctctcctctcctctcctctcctctcctctcctcgtctctcctctcctctcctctcctctcctctcctctcctctcctctcctcgtctatcctctcctctcctctcctcgtctctcctctcctctcctctcctctcctctcctctcctctcctctcctctcctctcctctcctctctttagTTTCCAACAGCTTTTGAGTTTAATGAGCGCCTCCTGCTGACAATCATGGATCATCTCTACAGCTGTCGCTTCGGGACTTTCCTCTACAACTGTGAGAGTGCACGAGACCAGCACGTAAGACTGGACTTAAAACACTGCCTGCTCTGAGTTTCCCTACAATATGCATGCAAGCATGCTTTGACTTTACAGTTCATTCAAGCTTTAAATGCCTCACAATTACACTCTTTCTGTTGTGCAGGAGTTGAGATCGAAAACAGTGTCCCTGTGGTCTCTGGTCAATAGTAAGatggacatttatttaaatCCCTTCTACACCCCGGAGTCCGGTAGGGTCCTCTACCCCGTCGCCAGCATGCGCCACCTAGAGCTGTGGGTAACATACTACATCCGCTGGAACCCACGCATTCGACAACAGGTAGGACTGTGACCTGGGCTGGATTACTATGGGGGGTGTTTGTTTTCCATGCACATGTGCTGTCTGGGCTTGACTTGGTTTGACTCGTAATGGATTTGCATTTACAATAGGGCTACCTGCTtcaaggtgtgtctttaactgatgacgTGCTTGCCTTGTGTATTGGTCAAAGTAGCTGATGTAAATACTATCTATATCTGAGAACCCTAACCCTCTAAACCACTGAGATTCAGTCTGAAGCTACAAAATTACTGAGAGCTTTAAGACACAGAGACTAGTTTGGTTTAGTTACTGGATGTGTCTGGACCTGTGTATTTGTTAGtaatgtctttgtgtgtgtgttgtgtattacAGCAGCAGAGTCCGGTGGAGCAGCGCTACAAGGAGCTGTTGGCCCTGAGAGACGAGTACttgaagaagctggaggagCTCCAGCGGTCTgactcctccccttcctcccacATGGCTAACAGCCCCTCCcccaacacctcctccacctcctccacaccGTCACAGCAATACACACACCTACAAACTCCCCTCTGAGGGCTggtgacacacacgcacactcagaTATACCTGTTGACTTGCACTTACGTCGTCTtcactctgttttctgtcagtctCTCACGCAGGGAATTAATTAGTGTTGTCCAGTCCTAACTGTGGATAACAGAGAATGCTAATACGATTTAGATTTGATGGTTAATTCTAACACCGtagtggtgatgatggtgatttATGCAATATGTCACAGTACAGCCTTGTCACAAAACTTTTTTACACAGACACTCATCATTCAGTGAAGCCTTAGACATTCAGTGGCTTTCAGTCCAAGGGCTTGAACACACAGGACAAGCAGTGGATGTGTAAAAGTGTacaggcagcagagcagagccagAATTATTtgtcttctctgtttgttttactcTGATTTAACAGAAAACCCACAAGGATAACTTGCTGTTGGTTATTATTTAATCAGATAACTACAGAACCATACATATACTATAGAATCAATGATGAACTCAGTACCAATGATTAAACTGTTGTTTAGTGCAAATACTCTTTATCTTGGGAGTAGtggtttgacaaaataatctcaacTCAAGGTCTGTTTACTCCGAATATGCAGTTGAAAGCTCCACATAAAGCTGGTACATCAGCCTGAAGTTACAGTCATTTTGTCAAATGTAGTGTTGTTGTCCATTTAAGGAACACCGGTTGATCTCGTGCTTCCAGTACAAAGACATGTCTGGAACGTAGCTGAGCCTATGCTAGCTGCTGTCTCACTTAAACTACGACTGTATGCACAGGGAACTATTAGCCTAGCCCAACTCAACTGCACTCATCACACATACTTGCCAAGCAGCACATATAAATGGCATTAGTTCTAGTGTCTCTATACAGtatcattttattaataatgtGTAATCAAAACATGCTGGCATATATAAAGACAGTGAAAACCAATACCAAACCTAGAACCACACCTTTACAGGTACTTATAAGTTGAAGTTCAAGGACGCTCCAGGTTCCAGGTTGGTAGGTTTCTGTGGAAAAGTGGATAAGTGCTATTAGACACAGGTAGAGGAATACCAGTATTTGCCTTTAAGACTTGTTGGACTCATTGAAACAAAATCCACTAACACTCAGCACTGAAGTAGTATGTCATGTGACATGTCCCTGGCAATTCATCACGTCAAATTTGAacacatgagaaaaaaacaacaaaaaggcaaaCTTGTCTCCTGGTAATGGATAAGGAGTCAATCCCATTTTGAGCAGGTGTACCCATGTTtcaaaacctgcatatacacgCTGATTTTGGTGTAAAATGATATTAGATCTGTCTTTGACAGCCCAGGTTTGACCTGTGTCCTTCTACACAACTGTGCTGTCCTGTGTGTACTCAAGATGTTCTACAattctcatttttcacacttcCTACTTGCTGCAGTGCTACTGAGTGTTGCTCTGTCCTTTTGGAGAATTGATTTAGAACTGCTGCAGAGCTAATGCAGCAGGGTTAGAGGCTGGGAGCTTCTACAGTGGATTTCACTGTACATTTCCAGCCAAGTGTATATATCAAGTGTGTCAGATTTGGATGGATTGATGTGGGATTTGTTGCTCATTTAGCTGAGGATGAAAGCTAGAGCTGTCCCTGTCACATATTTTTTTGCCACTGCTATCCGCTGTGCTCACCTAAGCAGTATTTTCCAGCACTGAGAGCAAATGCAGTTCTAGCCAAGAAGCAGAGTTTGGTCAGAATGAATCAGTAATATAGTTTTTATGAATGCAGCTTTGATACAGTTTGTAATATTTCAGGTGCTCAAGATAGTGTAGGGAAATGAAGTGGTGCTGGCCTCTGATCCTGAATCACTTCTTTGACTTTCATGCTCTCACTAAAGACAGACCCCAGATGGAGATATCACCCAGGTCCATGATAGCCATACCATGCCAAGATGTTTGTAACCAGCACACGGATTTAAGGACAGTGAGCAGAAATAAACCACTTCCTTCTCACTCCCACTTCAACACACTGTCACAGTTTGATGTCAGGACTCTGCTAGGTGACACTTAGGTCTGTCTTAAATCAGACTGTTTCTAGATATTCTAT
This is a stretch of genomic DNA from Pagrus major chromosome 10, Pma_NU_1.0. It encodes these proteins:
- the mtm1 gene encoding myotubularin, whose protein sequence is MASPVSVFNSNALDTHISSTSRESLKMELLADVTLLPGEERIIDKDIIYICPFSGAVKGKVLITNYRLCFKSSDADVAVMLDVPLGAICRVEKMGGASSRGENSYGLDITCKDMRNLRFALKQEGHSRRDIFELLFRHAFPLSHGLPLFAYVTQEKYEESGWSVYKPIEEFRRQGLPNNKWRITFINKNYELCDTYPTVLAVPFKSKEEDLRRVSAFRSRGRIPVLSWIHRENQAVIVRCSQPLVGMSGKRNKDDERYLDLIREANDTIKLTIYDARPSVNAVANKATGGGYEGDEYQNAELIFLDIQNIHVMRESLKKLKDIVYPNVEESHWLSSLESTHWLEHVKLVLSGAIQVADKVSSGNSVLVHCSDGWDRTAQLTSLAMLMLDSHYRTLRGFQVLIEKEWISFGHKFASRIGQGDKNHADQDRSPIFVQFIDCVWQMTKQFPTAFEFNERLLLTIMDHLYSCRFGTFLYNCESARDQHELRSKTVSLWSLVNSKMDIYLNPFYTPESGRVLYPVASMRHLELWVTYYIRWNPRIRQQQQSPVEQRYKELLALRDEYLKKLEELQRSDSSPSSHMANSPSPNTSSTSSTPSQQYTHLQTPL